In Maridesulfovibrio sp., a single genomic region encodes these proteins:
- a CDS encoding LytTR family DNA-binding domain-containing protein yields the protein MNSPDKIRCVLIDDELPAIDELAFLLSDFDDVEIVGTATSASSGIALVQEKTPDLVFLDIQMPGKNGFHVLQEIMENPEPPLIVFATAYDEYALRAFEENAVDYILKPLSAERLGKSIDRARCLINANCEEKVERPDMESLLDSMGICRKVLRISVEHGGRIMLLEPDDVILCRMEDRKIMVHTAKGVFTCHGDKTLDKLEERLAGEPFFRTSRGEMVNLSHVRDFAPWFNGKYVLTMKHIGEEEIIISKGRVKAFRERLGLA from the coding sequence ATGAACTCTCCAGATAAAATACGATGTGTACTTATAGATGATGAACTACCCGCCATTGATGAACTGGCCTTTCTGCTTTCGGATTTCGACGATGTTGAGATAGTAGGCACTGCTACATCCGCCAGCTCGGGTATCGCTCTGGTGCAGGAAAAAACACCGGACCTTGTGTTTCTGGATATCCAGATGCCCGGAAAAAACGGTTTTCATGTTCTGCAGGAGATAATGGAAAATCCTGAACCGCCCCTGATAGTTTTTGCCACAGCCTATGATGAATACGCCCTGCGCGCCTTTGAGGAGAATGCGGTAGACTACATCTTGAAACCTCTTTCGGCCGAACGTCTGGGAAAAAGCATTGACCGGGCACGTTGCCTGATCAACGCCAACTGCGAGGAAAAGGTTGAACGCCCGGACATGGAATCCCTGCTCGACAGCATGGGAATCTGCAGGAAGGTGCTGCGCATTTCCGTGGAACACGGCGGCAGAATAATGCTTCTGGAACCGGATGATGTGATACTCTGCCGCATGGAGGACCGTAAAATCATGGTCCACACAGCCAAGGGAGTCTTTACCTGCCACGGCGACAAAACTCTGGACAAACTTGAGGAGCGTCTGGCAGGAGAACCTTTTTTCCGCACCAGCCGGGGAGAAATGGTCAACCTGTCACATGTGCGGGACTTTGCCCCGTGGTTCAACGGAAAATACGTACTGACCATGAAACATATCGGGGAAGAGGAAATCATAATCAGCAAGGGACGGGTAAAAGCCTTCCGGGAAAGGCTGGGGCTGGCATAA
- a CDS encoding D-lyxose/D-mannose family sugar isomerase — protein MKRSEINALIIEAKEFYARHGFNLPKWAFWGPDDWKGKGDSEVVRNLLGWDLTDYGKGDFASLGLILFTLRNGNLKTGDPKPYAEKIMILREGQLCPMHFHWSKREDIINRAGGNLVIKLYGSDDSEQFSGKPLDVSVDGFIRSVEPGGEVELEPGESVCLEPGMYHCFYAREGTGDVMVGEVSAVNDDNTDNRFYDPMPRFPEVEEDEPPVHLLVTDYAEYV, from the coding sequence ATGAAGAGAAGTGAGATAAACGCGCTTATCATCGAGGCGAAGGAATTTTACGCACGCCATGGATTCAATCTACCCAAGTGGGCTTTCTGGGGGCCGGATGACTGGAAGGGCAAAGGGGACAGTGAGGTAGTTCGCAATCTGCTCGGATGGGACCTTACCGATTACGGTAAAGGTGATTTTGCCAGTCTCGGGCTTATCCTCTTTACCCTGCGCAACGGCAACCTGAAGACAGGTGATCCTAAGCCATATGCGGAAAAAATAATGATTCTCAGGGAAGGCCAGCTCTGCCCCATGCATTTTCACTGGTCAAAGCGCGAGGATATAATAAACAGAGCAGGTGGAAATCTGGTCATCAAACTTTACGGTTCCGATGACAGTGAGCAGTTTTCAGGCAAGCCTCTTGATGTCAGTGTAGACGGATTTATCCGTTCCGTTGAGCCCGGAGGAGAGGTTGAACTTGAACCGGGCGAGAGCGTCTGTCTGGAACCCGGTATGTATCACTGTTTTTATGCCCGTGAAGGAACCGGTGATGTGATGGTAGGGGAGGTAAGCGCTGTTAACGACGATAACACTGACAACCGTTTTTACGATCCCATGCCCCGCTTCCCGGAAGTGGAGGAAGATGAACCTCCGGTCCACCTTCTCGTGACCGATTATGCTGAATACGTATAA
- a CDS encoding HD domain-containing protein, translated as MAHCKKEMPELSEYEKRIEDCLPAENDPGRKQVLKALSFGYELHREQKRRSGEPYIEHPVAVLRILADEFNVHVPDILTASLLHDVVEDVDGITLGIIRREFGETVAELVDGCTKLSSSKIEKKQLKNLTHDKIFLKSGHNIGVLTIKLADRLHNLRTLHHLPPAKRQRIARETIDVYAPLTTALNMFPLKRQMYELSLIHFYSRKSKKILKFIRDVGNSKEALGLLDEIKQRVQAEIPGGDVRFRPKGLSNYYDPITERLDLSNSRDVADFTIVLDTNSMLDCYRVLGIINTGFKVVPRTMRDFITNPKTNGYRSLHVRIRGDKVNYLVKIRSSEMDDWANFGMFNQWQEEHPFNENHWEEVSTLLESAALYAGNSASKSALLHISEEEEIFAYSPAGDEFYLPKGSTVLDFAFKVHTRLGERCSHAIVDGRRVSPIHEITEGATVEIIQSETPLDPSPHLESFCHSHRAKSHVARLMKKKLADYAAELGRSIMEQAKQRNGIPQDFLEKRFQEEILAILNVESLHMLYSLIGRGKLKSQLVIYYILDLYEGERTAAVGEKELPYTLTMNEVIPGIHKFSNCCNPFPGERGLVAALSGRGVSLHRAGCMELARKMSEGDVIYNVEWDTAADWGKDLRFKVDASGFSCPAQLFAILGKMEGAGKVVNISFVEDQEYCEMEIIFNSITQCGRFAENMEGIRLAVTDFYKVRLGG; from the coding sequence ATGGCACATTGTAAAAAAGAGATGCCGGAACTTAGTGAATACGAAAAAAGAATAGAAGACTGTCTACCGGCGGAAAACGACCCCGGACGCAAGCAAGTGCTGAAGGCCCTCTCTTTCGGATACGAACTGCACCGCGAACAAAAAAGGCGCTCAGGTGAACCGTACATTGAGCACCCTGTTGCGGTACTGCGGATACTTGCCGATGAATTCAATGTACATGTTCCTGATATTCTTACAGCATCCCTGCTTCATGACGTTGTTGAAGATGTGGACGGAATCACTCTGGGTATCATCCGGCGCGAATTCGGCGAAACAGTTGCAGAACTGGTGGACGGGTGCACAAAACTGAGCAGTTCGAAGATAGAAAAGAAGCAGTTGAAAAACCTGACCCATGACAAAATTTTTCTAAAATCCGGACACAACATAGGTGTGCTGACCATCAAGCTGGCCGACAGACTGCACAACCTGCGCACACTGCACCACCTTCCCCCGGCAAAACGCCAGCGCATAGCCAGAGAAACAATCGACGTGTACGCTCCCCTGACCACGGCCCTGAATATGTTTCCCCTGAAACGCCAGATGTATGAGCTTTCGCTAATTCATTTTTACAGCAGGAAAAGCAAAAAGATACTCAAGTTCATAAGGGATGTAGGCAACTCGAAAGAGGCCCTGGGGCTGCTGGATGAAATAAAACAGAGGGTACAGGCAGAAATTCCCGGCGGAGACGTTCGCTTCCGGCCCAAAGGACTTTCAAATTATTATGACCCGATCACCGAAAGGCTGGACCTGAGCAATTCCCGCGACGTTGCGGACTTCACCATAGTGCTGGACACAAATTCCATGCTCGACTGCTACCGGGTTCTGGGAATCATAAATACGGGATTCAAGGTCGTCCCACGGACCATGCGCGACTTCATCACCAACCCGAAAACAAACGGTTACCGCAGCCTGCACGTGCGTATCCGCGGAGACAAAGTAAATTACCTGGTAAAAATCAGAAGTTCCGAAATGGACGACTGGGCCAATTTCGGCATGTTCAACCAGTGGCAGGAGGAACACCCCTTCAACGAAAATCACTGGGAGGAAGTCAGCACTCTGCTGGAAAGCGCAGCGCTGTACGCCGGCAATTCGGCAAGCAAAAGCGCTCTGCTGCACATTTCCGAAGAGGAAGAAATTTTCGCGTATTCTCCGGCCGGGGATGAATTCTATCTGCCCAAGGGCTCTACTGTTCTGGACTTCGCCTTCAAGGTTCATACAAGACTGGGCGAACGATGCAGCCATGCCATCGTGGACGGACGCAGGGTTTCACCGATACATGAAATCACCGAGGGCGCAACTGTCGAAATCATCCAGTCGGAAACGCCTCTCGATCCATCTCCGCATCTGGAATCATTCTGCCACAGCCACCGGGCCAAATCCCATGTCGCCCGTCTGATGAAAAAGAAACTGGCCGATTATGCAGCCGAGCTAGGCAGATCCATCATGGAACAGGCTAAGCAGCGCAACGGTATTCCACAGGATTTTCTGGAAAAACGTTTTCAGGAAGAAATTCTGGCTATTCTCAACGTTGAATCCCTGCACATGCTCTACTCTCTCATAGGACGGGGAAAACTGAAGTCCCAACTCGTAATCTACTACATTCTTGATCTCTATGAAGGCGAAAGGACCGCTGCCGTGGGAGAGAAAGAACTGCCGTACACATTGACCATGAACGAAGTGATCCCGGGAATTCACAAATTTTCAAACTGCTGTAACCCCTTCCCAGGAGAGCGCGGGCTGGTGGCGGCCCTGAGCGGCAGAGGAGTATCGCTGCACAGGGCCGGCTGCATGGAACTGGCTCGAAAAATGAGTGAAGGCGATGTAATATACAATGTAGAATGGGATACCGCCGCAGACTGGGGAAAAGACCTGCGGTTTAAAGTTGATGCGTCCGGATTTTCATGCCCTGCCCAATTGTTCGCAATCCTCGGAAAAATGGAAGGAGCAGGAAAAGTGGTAAATATTTCTTTTGTCGAAGATCAGGAATACTGCGAAATGGAAATCATATTCAACTCAATCACCCAATGCGGACGATTCGCCGAGAATATGGAAGGAATAAGACTGGCTGTGACGGACTTCTACAAGGTCAGATTGGGCGGCTGA
- a CDS encoding carbohydrate kinase: MADYLVAGLGEILWDVFGSSEELGGAPVNFAYHAGALGADSIAVSTVGSDERGRRALLELRNRGLNTEAVSVDEEHPTGYVKADVDGQGVASYLFPDDIAWDYLTLNAMALSLAPLVDAVCFGTLAQRCEKSRNAIQAFLDASPQALKVYDMNLRQDFYNPEIIRSSLSRADILKLNDEELEIVSSMFALEGGEEEMLKALHDQFNLRLSVLTRGSRGSLLITDAEVVDSLGTKVEKIEDTVGAGDAFTASVVIGTLLGLGLNEICEHAGRLAAYVCTCRGAMPEVPDEFRLIRQDRIYGAKI; this comes from the coding sequence ATGGCTGATTATCTTGTTGCCGGACTTGGCGAGATTCTCTGGGATGTGTTTGGGAGTTCCGAGGAGCTCGGCGGTGCCCCGGTTAATTTCGCTTACCATGCCGGAGCGCTCGGAGCCGATTCCATAGCGGTTTCCACGGTAGGTTCTGATGAACGTGGAAGACGGGCGCTGCTGGAATTGCGGAATCGGGGGCTCAATACCGAGGCTGTAAGCGTTGATGAAGAGCATCCGACCGGATACGTGAAAGCCGATGTCGACGGACAGGGGGTAGCCAGCTACCTGTTTCCCGATGATATCGCCTGGGACTATCTGACCCTTAACGCCATGGCACTCAGCCTTGCGCCGCTGGTGGACGCCGTATGTTTCGGAACTCTGGCACAGCGTTGCGAGAAATCGCGCAATGCTATTCAGGCTTTTCTGGATGCGAGCCCTCAGGCCCTCAAGGTTTACGACATGAATCTGCGCCAGGATTTTTACAACCCGGAAATTATAAGGTCCTCCCTGAGTCGCGCGGATATCCTGAAACTCAATGACGAAGAACTGGAAATAGTCTCCTCCATGTTTGCCCTTGAGGGCGGGGAGGAGGAAATGCTCAAGGCTCTGCATGACCAGTTCAATCTTCGGCTTTCGGTTCTTACAAGAGGCAGCAGGGGAAGCCTGCTCATAACTGACGCTGAAGTTGTGGACAGCCTCGGAACAAAGGTCGAAAAGATTGAAGACACAGTCGGGGCCGGTGATGCCTTTACCGCATCGGTTGTTATCGGGACTCTTTTGGGGCTGGGGTTGAATGAAATATGTGAGCATGCCGGAAGGCTTGCCGCTTATGTCTGTACATGCCGGGGAGCAATGCCGGAAGTTCCGGACGAGTTCAGACTGATCCGTCAGGATCGCATTTATGGAGCAAAGATATGA
- a CDS encoding CHASE2 domain-containing protein has translation MKLVHPALIRQIPALLQTSSAQKKKSRLSGLREIFCYSLWPPETKRLFLLNVGFGFLLLLILELMPLCKLGQNMINENHDFLIAESFKENAIKGRAAHKDIKLLLLDRTFYESSPGMGYWTPKLRLLETVDFALGCGAREILIDCRMDRPVPLEKENLQFMSAFRKTLELARQKNAVIIIPRLAGERGLALTEFSKKFWNLTEDFPDVVKIGDAGIIRNPEDKRIRHLRYYRAEDKGSGDEILLSVAMLAAVYANGTKEGDIHRDRIVNSIRDIEAGKTERQRVKLFKGTDITLFRQENGSDDIEARLKFSLAPKDIYLRKTGAVSAGLLSHTSSATGIRYADPASLAGKIVIIGSDYEEIGDMHLTPIGRMPGVYIIANAVNMFLNGDQVHSDAVISYVIKILTVLLVSLGVAHLPAIFDLLLLVLAFFIFHPLSIYLFMNYGLFFNFLLLLAGISFFDYVNNVSEYLIERVATRERT, from the coding sequence ATGAAACTCGTACACCCCGCCCTTATACGGCAGATCCCCGCCCTGCTCCAGACCTCATCGGCTCAAAAAAAGAAAAGCCGACTCTCCGGGCTGCGCGAAATTTTTTGCTACAGCCTTTGGCCACCCGAAACCAAAAGGCTCTTCCTGCTGAATGTCGGATTCGGCTTTCTCCTCCTGTTGATTCTTGAACTGATGCCCCTCTGCAAGCTGGGGCAAAACATGATCAATGAAAACCACGACTTCCTGATCGCCGAGTCCTTCAAGGAAAACGCCATCAAAGGCAGGGCTGCACATAAGGACATCAAGCTCCTGCTGCTGGACAGGACATTTTACGAAAGCAGCCCCGGCATGGGGTACTGGACACCGAAACTGCGACTTCTGGAAACGGTTGATTTCGCACTTGGCTGCGGAGCACGGGAAATACTCATCGATTGCAGAATGGACCGTCCGGTGCCGCTTGAAAAGGAAAACCTCCAGTTCATGTCCGCTTTCAGAAAGACACTTGAACTGGCACGCCAAAAAAACGCGGTCATAATCATCCCCCGGCTGGCCGGAGAACGGGGACTGGCATTAACTGAATTCTCAAAAAAATTCTGGAATCTTACCGAAGATTTCCCGGATGTAGTAAAAATAGGCGATGCCGGAATCATCCGCAATCCGGAGGACAAGCGCATCAGGCATCTGCGTTACTACCGGGCGGAAGACAAGGGTTCCGGAGATGAAATACTGCTTTCCGTTGCAATGCTTGCAGCCGTTTATGCCAACGGGACAAAGGAAGGAGATATCCACCGCGATCGGATCGTAAACAGTATCCGCGACATTGAAGCCGGCAAAACAGAGCGCCAAAGGGTTAAACTTTTCAAGGGTACGGACATTACTCTTTTCAGGCAGGAAAACGGCAGTGATGACATTGAGGCCAGACTCAAGTTCAGCCTGGCCCCGAAGGATATCTATCTGCGCAAGACAGGTGCAGTAAGTGCCGGACTGCTCAGCCACACAAGTTCCGCCACCGGCATCAGGTATGCCGACCCCGCATCTCTGGCGGGGAAGATCGTAATCATAGGCTCGGACTACGAGGAAATTGGCGACATGCACCTTACCCCTATCGGCCGCATGCCCGGAGTATATATTATCGCCAACGCCGTTAACATGTTTCTGAACGGGGATCAGGTTCATTCGGACGCAGTCATAAGCTATGTGATCAAGATACTGACCGTACTCCTCGTATCCTTAGGCGTTGCCCATCTTCCGGCCATTTTCGATCTCCTGCTGCTGGTGCTGGCATTTTTCATTTTTCATCCCTTAAGTATCTATCTTTTCATGAATTACGGACTTTTTTTCAATTTCCTGCTCCTGCTGGCGGGAATCAGTTTTTTTGACTACGTTAACAACGTCAGTGAATATCTGATTGAACGAGTGGCGACTCGGGAGAGAACATGA
- a CDS encoding LytS/YhcK type 5TM receptor domain-containing protein, translated as MNPETLIITLAERFGLIIAGSFLLLTITPFHRIGLGKQYGKSNLIIQILIFGVFGILGTYGGNFVFQSVANLRAMAVITGGLFGGPLVGLGAGLIAGGHRILIDFGGFSAIPCGLATMLEGLAAGLISLKLTHRMDWRAAAGLAFMGEIIHMVMVLYLSHPYDEAMKLVKLIAMPMIILNTFGAAIFAQVINMVFRYGTKQDSVKAQHVLDVANLTVSHLRSGLTMDSAQETAKIIHAHLSVAAVAITDTVNVLAHVGAGSDHHLAGREIMTESTLRVLSEGEPIFLDSGKKIGCNHKSCPFTSAAVVPLHKSGQVIGTLKLYGTRKNQLDLLSFEMAKGLANLCSTQLELEEIQIKEQMLAHAEIRRLQAQINPHFLFNSLNTVTSFCRTNPDRARELLQELSRYMRRNLDSSRGYVPLHEELEQLRSYLAIEQARFGDRIRVDLNVQESCREWPIPPLIIQPLVENSVKHGILGKEEGGTVSIRIRCEENEMHINISDDGVGMDSSRLAQIYERQKIDSRGKGIGVRNCIRRLEQIYGPQYSMEITSEPGTGTEIYFRVPKLREGIQMQEAAT; from the coding sequence ATGAACCCAGAAACACTGATCATAACACTTGCCGAAAGATTCGGCCTCATCATAGCAGGTTCGTTCCTGCTGCTGACCATCACCCCTTTTCACCGCATAGGTCTGGGAAAGCAGTACGGAAAAAGCAACCTGATCATCCAGATACTCATTTTCGGAGTATTCGGAATCCTCGGTACATATGGCGGAAACTTCGTCTTCCAGTCTGTGGCCAACCTGCGGGCCATGGCCGTCATTACCGGCGGACTTTTCGGAGGCCCTCTGGTCGGCCTCGGAGCAGGTCTTATCGCCGGTGGGCACCGTATCCTTATTGATTTCGGCGGATTCAGCGCCATCCCCTGCGGGCTGGCAACCATGCTGGAAGGACTGGCCGCCGGACTGATTTCTCTTAAACTTACTCACAGGATGGACTGGCGTGCCGCCGCCGGACTGGCCTTCATGGGCGAAATAATCCACATGGTGATGGTCCTCTACCTTTCGCACCCGTACGACGAGGCCATGAAACTGGTCAAACTCATCGCCATGCCCATGATAATTCTAAACACCTTCGGTGCTGCAATATTCGCGCAGGTCATTAACATGGTCTTTCGCTACGGCACCAAGCAGGACTCGGTAAAAGCCCAGCACGTTCTGGACGTCGCCAACCTGACAGTCAGTCACCTCCGTTCCGGGCTTACAATGGATTCGGCCCAGGAAACGGCCAAGATAATACACGCTCATCTGTCCGTTGCGGCGGTGGCAATTACAGACACGGTAAACGTCCTTGCCCATGTGGGAGCAGGTTCGGACCATCATCTGGCAGGCAGGGAAATAATGACCGAATCCACCCTCCGGGTCCTGTCCGAAGGGGAACCGATCTTCCTTGATTCCGGAAAAAAAATCGGCTGCAACCACAAAAGCTGCCCGTTCACCTCCGCCGCAGTGGTTCCGCTGCATAAAAGCGGACAGGTTATCGGGACCCTCAAGCTCTACGGTACGCGCAAGAACCAGCTCGACCTTCTCTCCTTTGAAATGGCAAAGGGGCTGGCCAATCTCTGCTCCACCCAGCTTGAGCTGGAAGAAATCCAGATCAAGGAACAGATGCTGGCCCATGCTGAAATACGCCGCCTGCAGGCCCAGATAAATCCGCACTTTCTCTTCAATTCCCTGAACACTGTCACGTCCTTCTGCCGGACAAACCCGGACCGGGCCCGCGAACTTCTGCAGGAACTGTCCCGCTACATGCGTAGAAACCTCGACAGCAGCAGAGGTTATGTTCCCCTGCATGAAGAGCTTGAACAACTGCGCAGCTATCTGGCTATTGAACAGGCCCGTTTCGGGGACCGCATCCGGGTGGATCTCAACGTTCAGGAAAGCTGCAGGGAATGGCCCATACCGCCGCTGATCATACAGCCGCTGGTCGAAAACAGCGTGAAACACGGAATCCTCGGCAAGGAAGAAGGCGGAACCGTATCAATCAGAATCCGCTGCGAAGAAAACGAAATGCACATCAACATATCTGATGACGGTGTCGGCATGGACAGCTCCCGTCTGGCACAGATTTATGAACGCCAGAAAATAGATTCACGAGGAAAAGGAATAGGTGTGCGCAACTGCATCCGCAGGCTGGAGCAGATATACGGCCCGCAGTATTCCATGGAGATAACAAGTGAGCCGGGCACAGGGACGGAAATATACTTCCGGGTTCCCAAGCTCAGGGAGGGAATTCAGATGCAGGAGGCTGCCACCTAA
- a CDS encoding DUF389 domain-containing protein, which produces MAFIFRRKPRERARTPLLFVTDMRREFLITDISRNSAPHGMYYLLMSVAVFIAAFGLMADSPAVVIGAMLVSPLMTPIFGLSLGLVRGELPLIRSSMFSLVAGILLGIGGGYVIGILPVFFDVTHEIVARTTPNLLDMGVAAFAGIAGAVALIDEKVSPVMPGIAIATSLVPPLSASGLCLALGQYSDGWGAFLLFFANFLVILTVASALFCITGFIPVSEDQPLPRLIKHFSITTLGLILVAGFLTQALVEVSVSRRIDKSLRTAANVAIASMPNTVIKTVTHETNDGVVEGFIALRGPRSMKASDVEKMEKMSSGELKMPVRIIVRTGITQSISSMADSNIKAAIDAHAKRTKIKKDRSAVVLAQAEIILRTLISEYPWYTLVGVNYMELKSGPGLIVEISGPERPHPDTVRKLEDLIRRKTEVKDLGLIVRYYKCSDITRNGRNLFGTGYTGVYSKNANLIEADVTELLGNIRNVFPIYVEAQLEKSGWKVLADVTGEKLVTSKEVERIEDKLSEKFKSPVRLFVYSKTEALVERGGFMPVEQFSDQDGIKRLTVGQ; this is translated from the coding sequence ATGGCCTTTATTTTCAGACGAAAGCCTCGTGAAAGGGCACGGACTCCGCTCCTGTTTGTTACAGACATGCGCCGTGAGTTCCTGATTACTGATATTTCCCGCAACTCCGCTCCCCACGGCATGTATTATCTGCTGATGAGCGTTGCGGTTTTTATTGCCGCTTTCGGACTCATGGCCGACAGTCCTGCGGTCGTTATCGGCGCAATGCTTGTCTCCCCGCTGATGACACCTATTTTCGGACTTTCTCTTGGACTTGTCCGCGGGGAACTTCCGCTGATCAGGTCCTCCATGTTTTCGCTGGTGGCAGGTATTCTGCTTGGTATCGGCGGCGGATATGTCATAGGAATACTGCCTGTCTTTTTTGATGTCACCCATGAAATAGTCGCCAGGACCACTCCAAACCTGCTGGACATGGGGGTTGCGGCTTTTGCGGGAATTGCCGGAGCGGTGGCGCTTATAGACGAAAAAGTCAGCCCGGTAATGCCTGGAATAGCTATTGCCACATCGCTTGTACCGCCTTTGAGCGCCAGCGGTTTATGTCTGGCGCTTGGTCAGTATTCCGATGGATGGGGAGCATTTCTGCTGTTTTTCGCCAACTTTCTGGTCATATTGACCGTGGCGAGCGCCCTTTTCTGTATAACCGGATTCATCCCCGTTTCCGAGGACCAGCCTCTTCCCCGTCTGATAAAGCATTTTTCCATAACCACTCTGGGGCTTATTCTCGTTGCCGGGTTTCTCACTCAGGCTCTGGTGGAGGTTTCCGTTTCCCGCAGAATAGACAAAAGCCTGCGAACTGCTGCCAACGTTGCCATCGCGTCCATGCCTAATACGGTGATAAAAACAGTCACTCACGAGACCAATGACGGTGTGGTGGAAGGCTTTATCGCCTTGCGCGGGCCGCGGTCCATGAAGGCTTCGGATGTTGAAAAAATGGAGAAGATGTCTTCCGGTGAGCTTAAAATGCCGGTTAGAATCATTGTGCGCACGGGCATAACACAAAGCATATCTTCCATGGCTGATTCAAACATAAAAGCGGCAATTGACGCCCATGCAAAAAGGACAAAGATTAAAAAGGACAGGAGCGCTGTAGTACTTGCGCAGGCGGAGATCATACTGCGAACACTCATTTCTGAATATCCATGGTATACTCTGGTCGGGGTGAATTATATGGAACTGAAAAGCGGTCCCGGTCTTATTGTTGAAATAAGCGGCCCGGAAAGGCCGCATCCTGATACCGTGCGGAAGCTTGAGGATCTGATCCGAAGGAAGACAGAGGTTAAGGACCTCGGCCTCATAGTAAGGTACTACAAGTGTAGCGATATCACCCGTAACGGCCGAAATCTGTTCGGCACAGGATACACCGGGGTTTATTCTAAAAATGCGAATCTTATTGAAGCTGACGTGACTGAGTTACTAGGAAATATCCGCAACGTCTTTCCAATTTATGTTGAGGCCCAGTTGGAAAAATCCGGTTGGAAAGTCCTTGCGGACGTGACCGGAGAAAAACTTGTAACCTCAAAGGAAGTGGAACGAATAGAGGATAAGCTTTCCGAGAAATTCAAATCTCCGGTAAGGTTGTTTGTTTATTCCAAGACGGAAGCTCTGGTTGAGCGTGGCGGATTTATGCCCGTGGAACAGTTTTCCGATCAGGACGGCATCAAGAGGCTCACAGTCGGGCAGTAG